A segment of the Corvus hawaiiensis isolate bCorHaw1 chromosome 16, bCorHaw1.pri.cur, whole genome shotgun sequence genome:
TAATGCCTTGGAATTAAGGGTGCCAGGAGAAAGTTAAGGGGTGACTGGATTTGATTTGCAGCTTTTGTAGAAACCTTTCCCATTTCACTAatatctgttttggtttttggtagGTGTCAAGACCAGCACAATTTACTGGAGTGTGAAATTCAGATCTGGGAGAACCTCCCACCTGCTTTGTGATACTCCCTGTTTAAATGGTCAGAGATGGTGTGAGCCCTTGGGTCAGAGCACCCTGCTgatgacagcagcagctcaaaaACCCATCGCCAGCAATGACTAAACCCCATCCATGGCTCTGGGAGGAaaggctcagctccaggctgtGTGCAGACCATTCCTCCAGGAGCACTGGCCCTCCTGCAGTGCTGTCCTctcctcctgggagctgctgctctctctaATCCATCCTCTGTCACTGCAGCATGGGAAAGGGTTGGCCGGTGCTGAACTGAAGGCAACCTCTTAATCAAAGTAAGAGGTGGGAGCTGGAGTGTTTGTAAAATACCGTACAAATGGGAGGGTTTGATGGCGTTAAATGAAGGATCAGATTCATTAAATTAAGTGGAAAGCAATGTACATGGATAATTTCAAGGGTTGAGGCTGAATATGGGTTTTAAATAGGAAGTGATCAGCCGCTATACacaacacagagcagctctcaaacatttttaatgacaGTATTTGTACACACTTTAGTTTAATTAACACATGGCACAGGAGAGGGTTGGTAACTAGGATGTGTAGTCTCACACCAGTCGTCTCAATTAGAACACATGAAATTTCAAGCATCGATACACCCAGAAGAACAGCACCCGTCCCTGCCTGGCGAGGTCTGGCAGTTTGAATTTCCATCACACCTTGTTTTTCTTGGATGTGGCAGTAATTCCTTCCCTCCAGATGGAGAAGTCCCCTTAGAAGTGGATGATAAGCCTCTcatttggatttatttcttgttttctgcaaTCAAAATTAAGGGGACTGTGTATTGTCACTACCCAGTGATCCACGTTACATTTCTGACAGCTATGTTTATTAGTAAATATGTAGTAATTGCTTCCAGAATTAACTGGAGCTGCTCTTCTGTGTCTGTTCATGTAGGAGAGATTTCCTGTGATGTGTGATCCCTTTGCTAGCACAGCAGTCCTTGGATGCCAGGGGACTGTGGCTGGGTTTCAGTTCTTGGCGGGCTCAGTGCTGGTCTGGGGCACCAACTTCAGAACAATTGGCTTCTTTGGCGTTAAGAGCCCCACTGAGCTCAGCTGGATCGGGATCTGCAACAATGAGAGGGAAAACATGGGTGGAGATGGACAAGTTAAATATGCAGAGATGAAAGGTTCAGGCACAACTGGATCTGTGGTGCTGCAAGTGCAAAGCGTCTGGTGTTGGCACCTGGCTCCTCCTGTGCGAGCCTCAAGCCACCACATGCTCCTCACCTGAGTCTCTTTGCAGGTCTGGAAGGTGaaatgctgcagcagggaggcgATGGCGACTTTCAGACTCAGGAGAGCAAACCTCATCCCGATGCAGTTCCTGGGACCAGCCCCAAAGGGCAGGTACGTGTACGGGTCTATGGACTCCTTGTTCTCCTTACTGAACCTGGATGATGACATGGgtggggaaaagaaatgaaggCAGCAAAACCTACGTATCTTATTTATCCAGGGATCTCTCACTGGTGCGCTGCAGAgccttgtttgggtttttcctaAGGTGTCTCAGGGCACCCCAGAAATCAAGTGCTATGACCAAGCCCTTGCCCAGGACAGGGTGGAGTCCAACTTGAGGGTTTGATTTTAATTCTGTCCATCCTAATTAGTAGAAGTTGGAAGCAAGGTGAAAATTCAGGCAACATCCTGTCCCACAGTGACAGAGATTTCCTGTCTGTGGTATTTGGTGAGAGAGGAGCCAGAAGCTGTTTTGGTTAGGAGCAGCCTATGGCTTCAGTTTCTCTGGGAATGAGAGGTAGGTATCAGTTACAAAAATAACCAGCTAGGGAAGGTTATCCTTGAAAACAAGGAGGGAAGGCAATTCTGGAAGGATCAGGTCTGGCATATTTAGTAGAAGCGTGTATGAAGGGAACAGGTTCAGCAAGGAGGATTATAGAGGATGGCCAGCAGTTACAAAAACTCCACATTTACCCCCTCTCAGGAAGCTTAGAAACTGGGTACAAGATCCTATGAGGTATCAGTGGTATTCTCCCAATAAGATTATGTTGTTTGAAACCCTGCTTTAAGtgcaggttttttcttcttaaaatgaCATTCCCACGAGCCTGCAATTTCTCATTCATATTGTTTGTAAAAAGATAGGAAGAACACCATTAGGAAGCTAATCAGAGATTAATGCTTAATTACTGAGGAAAAAGCAGTGTGATATTTCTTCCCTTCCATTAAGCTTTTTGTACCTTTCTGGCCTGAACTCCTCTGGGTTGGGCCAGTACTCGGGGTCACGGTGTATGATGTAGGGTGGGATTGTGACCACAACTCCTTTGGGAATGGTCACTCCATTTATCTCCACGTCTTTCTTGCAGACTCTCTCAATCCGCCCCCCAAGGGGATAGATCCGGAGGGTTTCATTCACTACCATGTCAAGATATTCCAGTTTCATAATTGCTTCGTATGTGAGAGGAGCCTGCAGGACAACAGGAGGAAGGTGACCAGGTATGCTGGCATCAGAACTGGATTGTCCTAAAATGACTGCGGAGACCAGAGTGTCCCCAACCCCCACTGCCCCAAATTTGACTCAGACttgctgaagaagaaaatgcaaaggtAGGAATTGAGCAattggtttcatttttctgccCCTGAGTTATGGAAATGCGTGGAAATCCACATCCTCTTGCGCACAGGTGCAGAATGTGGCAAATGGGTTTGAGCAGTGGGGTGGCTGGAAGGTTTCAGCTGTCGAAAGAAAATCACTGCAGGGCTGAGTTGTCCCAGTGTGTGGCTCCCAGAGCTCTTGGAAAATCCATGGTAGTTAGGAGCTAAAGATTTCTCATTGCCCTGACTGAACCAGGGTTCCCTTACCTTGTTGGGCAGGACTGTGTTgatctcctgcagcagcttttgctgCACATCAGGGTGCAGGGCCAGCTCATAGGCCAGGTAACCTAGGGTGTTGCTCGTGGGCTCATACCCAGCAAAGATAAAGATGAATGCCTGGGCCAGGACCTCTATGTCagtcagggctgtggggagatgAGCAAAAGCAGTGTTGGCTGACGGTCTCAACAGGGACCAGGCAGCAACAGGTGGTGTTGAGGCAGGTTTGCTGCAGTTGTTTTCTGATTACGCTTCTAAaactgctctgcctgcctggaaaaatccattttataGAAGAGGCAGGTGATTTCCTGAGTATAAATAACTGACAGGGCAGTCCTGCTCCCTGGACAGGGATCTTAGCCTGGTTCTGGCACCAGGAGATGGAATTCTGCCTGGAGCTGGTCAGTGGAGATGATGGGGACCCGGACACCTCCCCATATTCTCCTCACTCCCACAGCCCCGTTCCCATGATGAGGATTTGGGTGTTGTTACCTTTATTTGAGGGATTTGCTTCATTGTTCCCCTCGCTGGCTGAGTGCTGGGATTCGATCATCAGCTGCAGGAAATCTACCCTGCCCTgagagggaaagcaggaaagTCTCTTTGGTGACAGGTTTCTTGGAGGGCTCAGATAAGTAGATTTCACAATCTAAGCACAATTTTCAGACTGAGAGCATCCCCAAAATGCACATGACTTCCTCACTGAAAAACATAgtgcttgctttttattttggaaatctGTCTTTCCTATCCATTAAGCCACTGGGTGGGAGAACAGTGTCTTGGATGAATTTGGGGAAAGGGATCCAAACTCTGAAAGGCAGAATTTTGTCAGGAAGCAGCTGCAGTTTTCGAAAAACGAGAGGAGAAGGCACAACCCTAAAGgtgattttgctgcttgtgTGCTGCTTACTCTGCACTCTCTCATCCTCTGCCTAATCTTCTTCAGGGAGTCTCTCACTCTCTCATTACAAGTGCTGCACACTGAAGCTTAGACCAATTCTGCTGAGCCTTTATCTGGATTTGGCTTCAGATCATGGATGTACAAAGTCCCCTTGATTATCTGCCAGGACGGGTCAGGTGGGGCTTTTCTGACAGTATTAAAATGAAGTGTTTACACTTGAGTAGGCTCAGGGTTTTGTTGAGTCATTGTACTTTGGCTTCACCTTTGATATCATCACCCTAATTATGTCTCACTTCAGTGTACTTTCTGCCACAATTGCTCTCAAATTCCCACTCACCTTGTGGGCCTCCTTTTCACGTTCCTGCTTAATTTTGGCGATGGATCTCATGAAAAAATCTACAGCATCACTGGGGAAGAAACTTACTCCTGCCTTGGCCAACAGAGGAGTAAGGAATgggaaaacaactgaaaaacaaatcGAGAATTAAATTGCACACTGTAAATAAACCCCTCCTTATATCAGATAGCTGTGGATGCCACTgggaaattatttccttttttaatttctttacctGAGAAAAGCATGgactttgccttttttccttctgtttcattCCCTTGGAATAGTTTTTTGTCAAACAGGCACAGCCAAGCTGGGTATAAACTTTCCTTTAAGGGAAGACCAAGGCATATTCCACCTCCTATTTCTAGGGCTCTGTTTTCTAAAGGCAGGTTACTTCTGGACACAACAGGAATGTGGCTCAGAAGAGAAATATTGaaaattctgaattcttttttCAGGCTGCTCTATTCACTGCCTTGCCGTGATCATGCAAACATTTTCAAGTCCCCTTCAGAGTGTTTCCTTCATCACAGAAACTGGATCTTCTTCTGTATAGTTTCATAAAATCTACAGCACCAGAACCTCCTCTATGCACAGATCCCAAGTTTCCCTGGGTTTCAGCAAGGTATCTAACCTTAATTTAAGGTCCAATGCTGCTAGGATGCTGCGCTGGGGGAAATTGCATCTAATTACAGTCCCCACTCAGCACTCTCTtccagaaaatgcatttcagataGCACCGCTCTCCTCAAGCCTCACCTGCTTTTCAATCTTCGAATAATTTCCCAGCACTTAATTGGATATTTCTGGGTGGTTCATAAGTTTCTTGCACTGTGGATGGCAAAGGTGGAGGAAGCTTTTCCCCATCTCCACCCCAGGGTTTCAGCATGAAGCTCACAACGAGGAAATGATGAGACAAGGGCCAGTTGGACTTCATTCCTGGCAAGGGAAGTTATCCAAGCAATACCTGGAGTCACTTACATGACAAGATGAAGAGTGGGTCAAAAAAGTCAAACTTGACCAGTTTCTTCATCTCTCTGACAAAGGGGTCTTTGGGGTTGTTCATGGAGTCAATGTTCACACCAAAGGAAGTGCTGGTGACCACGTCCATGCTGTAGCTCCCAAAGATGCTgaggaaaggtgggaaaaaatAGACTGTGGTTAAATATTTGGACTGagtgtattttttcctcatgtctATGTGACATTCAAATATAAAGTCTCATAAGACCTCCTGCCTTGGGTTGGAAAAGAGTATTGGATATGTGGTACTGAACAGCACTTACAGAAAAGCGGATAGATTTTTAGAGAGCTTTggtttccagcctgcacaggtTTTGAAGTCAGACAGCTTTTCCAAGGATTTTAAAACAACATGGAATGGATTAGTGGATGGACAGCATGTGGAAGGTTAGCATGGTAACCTCATGGGAGGGGTGGCACCACACTGCCTCAAACATGCCCTGAGAGTGGTCTTGTcccacccagcacagctcctgttcCAAACTGTCCAAGCCCTTCCCTTGCAAGATTTTGGTTCAGAGGGAGCTTTGCTGGTTTGTGGTTCATGGTGtgcagctgcccctgctgcaTTTATGCTTTGAAATTGGGGGTGCAATACACAGGGTTTTGTCCAGAGCCCATATGGAGGGCACAGATGAGGCAAAAACACTCAGGGCCACTCTAGAGCCTCAGTCCCCCCAGCAAAGGGGCATGTGAGGGATGAGCATCCCACAGTGCTGTGTGGGGCAGAGAGGTCAGCAACCCCTGTGtcctggggaaggagaaggtgCTGCACAGAGATCCTGAGTGTATGCAGGAAAAACTGGGTTTTCCTGCCCATCTTGGAGTTATCTTGGATCTGTGGATTCacaaagctgtgctggagcacTTTTCTTCCTATCTACTTCTAGGAAGTTTCCTAACATCCAAATTAAATTTTCCCCTCTTAAATTTCCAGTCAGGCTTTCAGCAAGCCCCCTTCCTCCTTTCAGAGCCCTGGTTGACCCAGGGAAAGATCTGCATTGCTGGTAGCCAATGACCCACAGCACTTTAAacaaggtttgctctgtctgCTGCTCTTAGCAGCTACTTACTCCTTTACAGATATTGGGCTGTCCTCTTTCACTTGCTTTTGAACATTCTCCACCAAAATTTTCCCATAGTGCTTCATTATAGGGAACATCTGTAACACAAAACAGGCATGGTCACTCCAGTACAGTACATTTAACTCCTTTGGACAGGCTCATGAAGACTATGGGGAGTGCCATGAATATTTACAAATAAGACCTCTCtgctcagtttttattttaagactttTCTGGTTTCAATTAGGCATAAATTAAACAGGCCATCTTAGTTGCTAGGCTCTGACTAAAGAAATCAGACCCCTGGGACAATCTCAGCCTTAAAGCACTGCCTACTGACTTTGTGATTTAGTCTGTACCTGCCCCTCTGTTTTACCTCCTTTAGTTTTCCACTGGTGAAGGTTGGAGAGAGCAGAGTACGGAGCCTTTTCCAGTGTTCATCTTCGGCTAATGTGATGGCATTGGCCAGTGCCCCTGCCAAATCTACACgctgcagaggaaaaagagaaggtgtTAACCCCAGAAAAGAGAGCAGCCTCCTTGccaggggtgggaatggggcatGCAAACCCCTCCCCGGGCTCTTCCAGGGGCattgctgctggcagtgggcTGTGGCCTGACAAACAGCCTCTCTCAAGACACACATGCATAAATAATCCCCTTTCCTGCAGTAAACCAGCTGAGAGGTGCCATTCCCAACCCCAGAGCAAGTCCAATCAGCCCAACACCTGCCTGTCTGTGTGTACCCACCATGTCCCATCCCAGCTGGTGGCATGTGTGCATCCTTACAGATTCCTGCGTGCTCACACCCACCCAAATTCATCCACATATAcagatatatacatatacaggTGTGAGAACAGACTCAGtctgctccctctgccagccccgGTGTGCAGTCCAGGCTGTAAGGCAGAGGAACAGTGACATGCAGTGGCCGTGTTCAGCAATCCCTATAGTGCAGCCACTTGTTCCCAAAGGATGCTTGGCATGCCTGTCTCCTCCTGCACTTTTCCTGGGCTCTGGTGGTAGACCACAGCACTTCTGCTCTTACCCTCCTGTTGGTGAAGGTGGTGTAACAGTCTTTGACCAGCACAGATTTGATGATCTGGGGGTCAGTGACAGCCAGAGTGGGTTGCCTTCCATCGTAAATCCTGGCggggggagaagaggaggcaggtAAATAACCTCAGATAATTGAAGTGTAAGGCTTGGCTGATGCCCACGAAACAAAATGTATTGAACAAATGTTCTTCCAtcaccagccctgctgctctgttGTCTGAGTACAGAAATGTAGAAAGTAGAGATGGAAAAGGACTCCCAGACCTTTTCCCATCTGGTTTTGTAAATGATAAAAGGGCATAAATACCTTCCAAATTCACTGGGAAATGAGCAGGGCTCAGTTGTTCAAAGGAGCAGATACTAAATGAAGCAAGTGTCTTCACTTTCTCCCCTGACTCTCTGTGTTTTTCCAGGCACTTAAACACATTACAGTATTAGAAGGAAACTTGTTCGCCCCCTTTCAGGCTCTTGAGTTGGGTGTCTGGAGACAGGCTGACAGCACTGAGACATCCTTGGAGGTGAAACTCAGtccttttttctgtctttctaagCTGCCAGTTCTGAATGCTTTCTGGAACAGATGTAGATTAAGCTGATTTGTGCACTCTCCCCACTTGTGTAAAGATACATTTTCCAGACtctgttttttaaagctgctgtaGGGACCAGTGGCTGCATCATAGAGGATGTGCAAGGTTGTAGGCTAAGATATAACATCAGTGATAAAAGCCATGGGAGGAGTGTCTAGAGCAGAACAACTcctactgcagcaggtgaggatCAGCAGCACGAGCAAGTCTTAGGATCAGCTCCAAAGGGAGTCACTCACATTCCTCTGCTGTTTGTGAACCAGAGGAACGCAATCTCCCAGTTCCAGATCCTGCTTAAGTAAATAGTTCTGCTGATGATTTTGTTAGGAGTGGGTGAGGGCCTTTTGTTACCAGATTTAAACTGGTTTTCATGGCACTGGTCAAAATAGTTTCTGTATGATGTGGCAGTGGCACAACACCAGGCTCCAATGaaagccaccagcagcaccctgtCACTGCTGTTCTCATCCTGTTGGGACTGtcagggctgcaggtggagaAAAGGGAGCTTTCCTAATTAaatttttctccccttcttaTGGATTCTAGTTTTACTCTAAGAAGAGATCAGTGGTTCATACTCACCCCCAGACCTTCCCATATTTCTTGAAGCATTCATTGTCAAAATCCATGAAACCCTGTGGAAAGCAATTCAACAATTGTCATGGACTAGCCTGGATTGAAAGAGGCCCACAAGGACCAtccaagtccaactcctggccctgcacaggacagctccaaaaatcccaccatgtgTCAGTGTTGTCTGAAtgctccttgagctctggcagAGTTGGTGCTGAATTATCTCAGAGAGGATGCAGTGGAAGGGATGATGTTGGAAACAGTAGGTGGGGAGGAATAGCGCTAAACTAATGTTCAGAGCTGCTTTATGAGCCTTCCTTCCCTTCAAAGCCATGATGAAGCATAAGTGTACGCTGTGCTTTGAGGGAGCTGTTTGCCAGGGCGCTGGCAAAGGGCAGGTGGAAATCAGCCACCCAGGAGCGCTCCTTTGGGGATGCCCCTTGGTCTGTGCCACTGAGCCTTATCCCACTCTGGCCTTTGCATGAGCCCCGAGTGACAGAGGAGCTGGCATTTGGAGATAAGTTATCTTCACTGTGTATCTGTTCAGCTACAGCTGTGCCCACAAAGGTGGGGTTGCTGGAGCCAGGGAGGACTTCAGTCACTCACTTTGCGATATTCCAGGCACGTCccaaagaaaggcagaggtCTTGGCCCGGGAATGCCCAACTTCTTGAACAGTCCAAATGGCCAGGTCCCATATCTGTGGGACAGAAAAGACAGCAGTGTTACATCACTgtggcactggggctgcagCAACATCCCTTTGGAGATGAGGGAGGGAGGCTGATCCAAGAGGTGGAAAAAAGCAGTGCAAGTGAAAATTGCCCTGTAAAAAACTACTTAATGACCATGGTAAGACTCACACAGAGCTTTGGAGGGATCCCTTTGGTGTGAAAGCAATTGTTTCCACCAGAGCACCTG
Coding sequences within it:
- the LOC125334525 gene encoding cytochrome P450 3A9-like gives rise to the protein MNLLPSFSTETWALLLLFMAFLLVYGTWPFGLFKKLGIPGPRPLPFFGTCLEYRKGFMDFDNECFKKYGKVWGIYDGRQPTLAVTDPQIIKSVLVKDCYTTFTNRRRVDLAGALANAITLAEDEHWKRLRTLLSPTFTSGKLKEMFPIMKHYGKILVENVQKQVKEDSPISVKDIFGSYSMDVVTSTSFGVNIDSMNNPKDPFVREMKKLVKFDFFDPLFILSFVFPFLTPLLAKAGVSFFPSDAVDFFMRSIAKIKQEREKEAHKGRVDFLQLMIESQHSASEGNNEANPSNKALTDIEVLAQAFIFIFAGYEPTSNTLGYLAYELALHPDVQQKLLQEINTVLPNKAPLTYEAIMKLEYLDMVVNETLRIYPLGGRIERVCKKDVEINGVTIPKGVVVTIPPYIIHRDPEYWPNPEEFRPERFSKENKESIDPYTYLPFGAGPRNCIGMRFALLSLKVAIASLLQHFTFQTCKETQIPIQLSSVGLLTPKKPIVLKLVPQTSTEPAKN